A part of Streptomyces sp. DSM 40750 genomic DNA contains:
- a CDS encoding DUF6274 family protein → MAASARHETRALLRAHLSAASSYRHLTPHCPICHRLLRLATEPGAGGEDGIEGPAADETPSKA, encoded by the coding sequence ATGGCGGCGTCCGCTCGGCATGAGACCCGCGCATTACTCCGTGCTCATCTGTCGGCCGCCTCCTCGTACCGCCACCTCACCCCCCACTGCCCGATCTGCCACCGCCTGCTGCGGCTGGCGACGGAGCCCGGGGCGGGCGGCGAGGACGGCATCGAGGGGCCCGCAGCGGACGAGACACCTTCCAAGGCGTGA
- a CDS encoding DUF3073 domain-containing protein, translating to MGRGRAKAKQTKVARQLKYSSGGTDLSRLANELGASTSSQPPNGEPFEDDEEDDDPYSQYAALYNDDDEDEDDESGPASHRRGA from the coding sequence ATGGGGCGCGGCCGGGCAAAGGCCAAGCAGACGAAGGTCGCCCGCCAGCTGAAGTACAGCAGCGGCGGGACTGACCTGTCGCGTCTGGCCAATGAGCTGGGCGCTTCGACTTCGAGCCAGCCGCCGAATGGCGAGCCGTTCGAGGATGACGAAGAGGACGACGACCCGTACTCCCAGTACGCGGCTCTCTACAACGACGACGATGAGGACGAGGACGACGAGTCCGGTCCCGCGTCGCATCGTCGCGGAGCTTGA
- a CDS encoding Leu/Phe/Val dehydrogenase, with the protein MTEVSDGVLHTLFHSDQGGHEQVMLCQDRASGLKAVIAIHSTALGPALGGTRFYPYATEAEAVADALNLARGMSYKNAMAGLDHGGGKAVIIGDPDRIKSEELLLAYGRFVASLGGRYVTACDVGTYVADMDVVARECRWTTGRSPENGGAGDSSVLTAFGVYQGMRASAQHLWGDPSLRGRRVGIAGVGKVGHHLVEHLRAEGAEIVITDVREDAVRRILDRHPEGVTAVAHTDALIRVEGLDIYAPCALGGALNDDSVPVLTARVVCGAANNQLAHPGVEKDLADRGILYAPDYVVNAGGVIQVADELHGFDFERCRAKAAKIYDTTLAIFARAKTDGIPPAAAADRIAEQRMHEAAAARRH; encoded by the coding sequence GTGACCGAAGTATCTGACGGCGTCCTGCACACCCTGTTCCACTCGGACCAGGGCGGTCACGAGCAAGTCATGCTCTGCCAGGACCGGGCCAGCGGCCTCAAGGCCGTCATCGCCATCCACTCCACCGCGCTGGGCCCCGCTCTCGGCGGCACGCGCTTCTACCCGTACGCGACCGAGGCGGAGGCCGTCGCCGACGCGCTGAACCTCGCGCGCGGGATGTCGTACAAGAACGCCATGGCCGGGCTCGACCACGGCGGCGGCAAGGCCGTGATCATCGGCGATCCCGACAGGATCAAGAGCGAGGAGCTGCTGCTCGCCTACGGACGGTTCGTGGCCTCGCTGGGCGGCCGCTACGTCACCGCCTGCGACGTCGGCACGTACGTCGCCGACATGGACGTCGTGGCACGCGAGTGCCGCTGGACGACCGGCCGGTCCCCCGAGAACGGCGGCGCCGGCGACTCGTCCGTCCTGACCGCCTTCGGCGTCTACCAGGGCATGCGGGCCTCCGCCCAGCACCTGTGGGGCGACCCGTCGCTGCGCGGCCGCAGGGTCGGCATCGCGGGCGTCGGCAAGGTCGGCCACCACCTCGTGGAGCACCTGCGGGCGGAGGGCGCCGAGATCGTGATCACGGACGTGCGCGAGGACGCCGTACGGCGGATCCTCGACCGTCACCCGGAAGGCGTCACCGCCGTCGCCCACACCGACGCGCTCATCCGGGTCGAGGGGCTGGACATCTACGCCCCCTGCGCGCTCGGCGGGGCGCTCAACGACGACTCCGTGCCCGTCCTCACCGCCAGGGTGGTGTGCGGCGCGGCCAACAACCAGCTCGCGCATCCCGGTGTCGAGAAGGACCTCGCCGACCGCGGGATCCTCTACGCGCCGGACTACGTGGTGAACGCCGGCGGCGTCATCCAGGTCGCCGACGAGCTCCACGGGTTCGACTTCGAGCGGTGCCGAGCGAAGGCCGCGAAGATCTACGACACCACGCTGGCGATATTCGCACGCGCGAAGACGGATGGCATTCCGCCGGCTGCCGCGGCCGACCGGATCGCCGAGCAGCGGATGCACGAGGCGGCCGCCGCGCGCCGTCACTGA
- the bldC gene encoding developmental transcriptional regulator BldC, producing MTARTPDAEPLLTPAEVATMFRVDPKTVTRWAKAGKLTSIRTLGGHRRYREAEVRALLAGIPQQRSEA from the coding sequence ATGACCGCTCGCACCCCTGATGCCGAGCCGCTGCTGACCCCGGCTGAGGTCGCCACCATGTTCCGCGTCGACCCCAAGACGGTCACGCGGTGGGCGAAGGCCGGCAAGCTCACGTCCATCCGTACGCTCGGCGGACACCGCCGTTACCGCGAGGCTGAGGTCCGCGCACTGCTCGCGGGCATTCCGCAGCAGCGCAGCGAGGCCTGA